From Corynebacterium aquatimens:
ATTCGTACTGTGCTGCCCGCACGCCAGGGTGCCGGCGCGCGAGCGCCCAGACCTTACGCACGGAACTCACCGGCGAGCTTCTCTAGGGCTGTTTGCTGCGCAGCCTGCCACCCAGTATCCGCCGCGGTCAGCGGCAGATCCCCCGGCACGAGCGTGTCAGCGACGCCGCGCATGAGTCCGCGCGGCACAAGCTCCACAAGCTTGTCGACGTCCCCCGCCTCCCACGCCCGCGCGAACTCCCCCGTCGCAGCGACGCAGGCTGGGTCCGCGAGATTGTTGCGCAGCGTCGCCCATGTCGCGGGCGTGGCCACTCCCGCCAAAGCCATGAGGTCGAAGCTCTCGATCTCGCCGCGGGTGATATCTGTGTCGCCGAGCACCTCGACGAAGGTTGTGCGCAGATCGTCCGGCATCCCCAGTGGTGACTCCCGCAGCGCCACCAACCGGTTGCGTTGGCGGGTGAGGTGGGCGAGCTGGGCGTCGATAAGCTCGAGCGACCTGTCGATGGCGTCGGGGGAGTGTAGGTGGGAGAGGGGGACGCCGGCGTCGATAAGCGCGCGGGCGCGCAGCACCTCCGCAAGATCGCGCATCGAGTAGTCGCGGTAATTGCCCGGCGTGCGCGAAGGCTCCGGGACGGCGCCGGTTTCGTGCAGGTGGCGGATGGCGCGCACGGAACAGCCAGCGGCGCGGGCCACGTCGGAAATCTTCATGGCACCAGTGTGAACTATGACGCCGCGTGAGGGTCAAGCCCTAATTGCGGAAACCGTGGACCGGTGCGGGAATGAAACCGCCCCTTTCGACAAACGGCGCGCAGCTGACCTGGTTAACGGGGATGACGGGGGCGTAACCGAGCAGACCGCCGAAATTGACTTCGTCGCCAGGTTTCGTGCCTGGGACGGGGATGAGGCGGGCGGCGGTGGTTTTATGGTTCATGACGCCGATGGCCGCTTCGTCGGCGATCATGCCGGCGATGACCGCGGCGGGAGTGTCGCCGGGGATCGCGACCATGTCGAAGCCCACCGAGCAGATCGACGTCATCGCCTCGAGCTTGTCCAGGGTGATGGAGCCGGAGCGCACCGCGTCGATCATGCCTTGGTCCTCAGACACTGGGATGAAGGAGCCGGAGAGTCCGCCGACACGGGAGCAGGCCATCATGCCGCCTTTCTTGACGGCGTCGTTAAGCAGCGCGAGCGCGGCGGTCGTGCCGTGCGCGCCCACCTGATCCAGCCCCATGTGCTCGAGGATGTGCGCGACCGAGTCGCCGACTTCCGCAGTCGGTGCGAGCGAGAGGTCGACGATGCCGAAGGGCACCCCCAAGCGTTCCGACGCCAACGTCCCCACCAACTGGCCCGCCCGCGTGATCTTGAAAGCAGCTTTCTTGATTTCTTCAGCGACGTCGTTGAGGCTTTTGCCCGCAAGAGGCGTGATCGCGCGGTCCACCACGCCCGGGCCGGACACGCCGACCGACACGACGGTGTCCGGTTCCTCGATGCCGTGGAACGCGCCGGCCATGAACGGGTTGTCACCGACGGCGTTGGCGAAGACGACGAGCTTCGCGCAGGCTATCGACGACCGGTCCGCCGTCAGCTCCGCCGCTTCTTTCACCACCTCGCCCATCCGGCGCACGGCGTCCATGTTGATGCCCGCCCGCGACGAGGCGATGTTGACCGACCCGCACACAAAGCTTGTCTGTGCCAAGGCTTCCGGAATCGACGTGATCA
This genomic window contains:
- a CDS encoding MerR family transcriptional regulator; translation: MKISDVARAAGCSVRAIRHLHETGAVPEPSRTPGNYRDYSMRDLAEVLRARALIDAGVPLSHLHSPDAIDRSLELIDAQLAHLTRQRNRLVALRESPLGMPDDLRTTFVEVLGDTDITRGEIESFDLMALAGVATPATWATLRNNLADPACVAATGEFARAWEAGDVDKLVELVPRGLMRGVADTLVPGDLPLTAADTGWQAAQQTALEKLAGEFRA
- a CDS encoding PFL family protein codes for the protein MASELNFRASNIIDVITMIEDYRLDIRTVTMGISLIGCTRATMAATADAVYDRVTSRAGRLVEVCEGIERELGIPIVNKRVSVSPIALVAAGVDGDPADIARALDRAATELGVNFIGGYSALVEKGATAADERLITSIPEALAQTSFVCGSVNIASSRAGINMDAVRRMGEVVKEAAELTADRSSIACAKLVVFANAVGDNPFMAGAFHGIEEPDTVVSVGVSGPGVVDRAITPLAGKSLNDVAEEIKKAAFKITRAGQLVGTLASERLGVPFGIVDLSLAPTAEVGDSVAHILEHMGLDQVGAHGTTAALALLNDAVKKGGMMACSRVGGLSGSFIPVSEDQGMIDAVRSGSITLDKLEAMTSICSVGFDMVAIPGDTPAAVIAGMIADEAAIGVMNHKTTAARLIPVPGTKPGDEVNFGGLLGYAPVIPVNQVSCAPFVERGGFIPAPVHGFRN